Proteins encoded in a region of the Streptomyces akebiae genome:
- a CDS encoding DUF5999 family protein, which produces MCRHDPPCPAAEASDREAAKTVLRDDVLGWTLLCNGVLLFADTGELLPDGRVIAPHRPAVPTGAAA; this is translated from the coding sequence ATGTGTCGGCACGATCCCCCATGCCCCGCCGCTGAGGCGTCCGACCGCGAGGCGGCCAAGACCGTCCTGCGGGATGACGTGCTGGGCTGGACGCTGCTCTGCAATGGAGTGCTGCTCTTCGCGGACACCGGCGAGTTGCTGCCGGACGGCCGGGTCATCGCTCCCCACCGTCCCGCCGTGCCGACGGGAGCAGCCGCATGA
- a CDS encoding DUF6302 family protein — translation MTTAAGTPILPTATALPAAEAYDYDYYRARLAHPCVLEQSVAVRALRMPFLAVPVGGPRRGGYFPVHNVLIGLAVCDVLEGRPGFIQPRLRWSPDRDVSLLVEWGDAPPAEDDVARGRFYGYSDAAISKFLRSTARRPPTPSSTSTRSPAGL, via the coding sequence ATGACGACTGCCGCCGGAACTCCGATCCTGCCGACCGCAACCGCCCTGCCCGCGGCGGAAGCGTACGACTACGACTACTACCGCGCCCGGCTCGCGCACCCTTGCGTGCTGGAGCAGAGTGTCGCCGTCCGCGCCCTCCGGATGCCATTCCTGGCGGTGCCGGTCGGCGGTCCGCGCCGTGGTGGCTACTTCCCCGTACATAACGTGCTCATCGGCCTCGCAGTGTGCGACGTTCTCGAAGGCCGACCGGGCTTCATTCAGCCGCGGCTTCGTTGGTCGCCGGATCGTGACGTCAGCCTCCTGGTCGAGTGGGGCGATGCACCACCGGCCGAGGACGACGTGGCTCGCGGTCGCTTCTACGGCTACAGCGACGCCGCGATCTCCAAGTTCCTCCGCTCCACCGCGCGCAGACCCCCGACTCCCTCTTCGACGTCCACCCGTTCCCCCGCGGGGCTGTGA